The nucleotide window GATACAAAATTTATGAAATTTAAGAAATCACATATCCTTTTGATTTCATTGATATCATTGTTCTTGTTATTGAGCATGAGTGCAGTTTCTGCTGCAAGCGATGATGCAAGCATTGCTCAAGCTACAGAAATTAATGATATTGATGCAATTGATGATATGGGTAATGACATATTATCTGGTGATGGTGATGGGACAGAGGGAGGTGATCCAACTCTTGATGATCCGGAAACAGGTGAAACAACTGATCCACTTCCAGTTTCCACTACTACAATTGAATCAAGAAATAAAACCTACATCAATGGGGATGTTAGTGCAGACTTTGATACTAAAAATGTAACTATTCCTATAGTTATAGTCAAAGATGGCACTGCAATAGAGTTCTATAGAGAAAACATTACTTTAGTAATGGTTTATAATAACGGAACTGATTATGAAGCAGTGGAAATCACTGATTTTGATTTTTCTGTAGAAGAAGGTAACTATACAATTAGTTTTGTTAAGGATGTTCCATTCAATGATGCTAAGTTAAATATTATTTATGCAAATGGAACTTTAAATGAAACCACAAAAGAAATTAGTTTCATTGTAAAGAATACAATTATCTCTGATAACACTATAAATGTAAATAATCACACTCATAATGTGTCCATTCCTATTAGTGTTAATCGTACTACTGTGATTAGCTATGACGGTAAGAATATTACTAATGAAACCACTTTAAATTTCACTGAAGGTGACATTGCATTAGTAATTAAATATGAAAATGGTGAAGAGAATAAAACTGAAACATTGGACATTACTGATTTCTTATCTGGTGAAAATGGTAATTATACAATTAATTTCATTATCCCTAGTGAAAAATTCAACAATACAGTTTTAACAGTAATCTATAAGAATCAAACTTTGAATGAAACTAATAAGACCATTAAATTAAATGGAATTATTGAAGCGAATATTGTTCCTATAAATGTAACAGCAGATTATCAGGATGGTCAGTTCGTTTTCTTACTTAATGATACTGTAACTGGTCCTATAGCTAATACAAATGTTACTGTCAAGTGGGATAGCCATATAGGCAACATCACTATCTCTAATCAAAAGACTTATTTAAGTGATGAAGATGGTTATATTAGAATCAATAACACAGATTTAACCATGATTAATAGTAGTTGGTCAACTGTTCCTTTAGCAGAAGGAACTTATAATCTTACATTTGCTGGTGGAAATGGTTTAGTGGTGAATGATATCCATGAAATTACTGTAAATAAGGTTTATGTAAACATTTTGCCTGATCCATTTGAAACTCTTGCTGGAGATGCAAAGAATTTCACTGTAAAAGTGGTAAACAAGAATACCGGAATTGGATTGAAAAGTGTTAAAATTCAATTGAAAGTAAAAATTGATGGTCAATACAATACTTACACTATGATTACCGATGAGAATGGAACAGCAAGAATATCCGTTAATTTAGGTGGTGGAAATTATCCTTTAACTGTTTCAACTGATGATTCCAGTATTTATTCTGCTTCTGCAAATTCCAGTTTAGTCATAAATAAAAAGC belongs to Methanobrevibacter ruminantium and includes:
- a CDS encoding MSCRAMM family protein; translation: MKFKKSHILLISLISLFLLLSMSAVSAASDDASIAQATEINDIDAIDDMGNDILSGDGDGTEGGDPTLDDPETGETTDPLPVSTTTIESRNKTYINGDVSADFDTKNVTIPIVIVKDGTAIEFYRENITLVMVYNNGTDYEAVEITDFDFSVEEGNYTISFVKDVPFNDAKLNIIYANGTLNETTKEISFIVKNTIISDNTINVNNHTHNVSIPISVNRTTVISYDGKNITNETTLNFTEGDIALVIKYENGEENKTETLDITDFLSGENGNYTINFIIPSEKFNNTVLTVIYKNQTLNETNKTIKLNGIIEANIVPINVTADYQDGQFVFLLNDTVTGPIANTNVTVKWDSHIGNITISNQKTYLSDEDGYIRINNTDLTMINSSWSTVPLAEGTYNLTFAGGNGLVVNDIHEITVNKVYVNILPDPFETLAGDAKNFTVKVVNKNTGIGLKSVKIQLKVKIDGQYNTYTMITDENGTARISVNLGGGNYPLTVSTDDSSIYSASANSSLVINKKQAVLTASDRTILYGSGTTVIVTAKDKKTGKTLPNVYILLQVYTSSKKVSNFLVKTDSKGVARFSTGLTVGKHKVIMTVFDNYYNSSSITRYVTVKKTTGQFSAPKVSTYYKSGKVFKIKLTNTKNKALMYGASVNIKVFISKNRYYNLTGTTNANGLVQFKITFKPGTYKVVVNSADKGYTAKEVISQIKVSKFPIKMAPTALKVKRYGYFKVKVTSTKSKKVLSGVKVKLRVYTGRKYKTYTIKTNKKGIASLKIKQKVGKHKIVLTPAQTKYYSAKTVTKTLKVVK